The genomic DNA CGAGATGCACCGTGAGACTCGTGACGAACGGCAGATAGTTCTGCACCCAGTCCTGCTCGAAAAAGCCCTTCTGGTGGCCGAGGATCTGCTCGCCCTCGGGCATCGGCACTGGCTGGGGTCGGGCCGGTTCGGTCATGTCCGAATGGTACGGGATGACCCGTGCCTTGCCCAACGGCGTCAGAAGTAGTCGTTGCAGAACGGGGCCCGACCGCCGCTGAACGCGGTGAGTACGGCAACGGCCGACGCATCGGCTTCGAGCAGGCCGAAGCGTTGCAGGTCGGCGGCGGTGTACGCGCCGCTGGCGAGCATCGCCCAGTTGGCGGCGGTGGTGGTGGCCGTCGGTGTCGCTCCGGAGGCTGCGGCGGTGATTCGTCCGTCGGCGACTTCGATGGCGAACACCGAACGCGTCTCCTCCGGCTCGTCGATGCCGACGATGACCTTGCCACTGATCGGCGTCTTCGTCGCCAACCCGTCGCAGAAGGCCACGTGATCCAACACACGGATTTGCATCCGGTTGTAGGTCTTCACCAACGCAACGTCATGGATCACTGGGCGGTGGGGGAGTTGGCGTTCGCGGAGCAGCAGATCGAGCGGGACGTCGATTGGCAGGTGCAGTTCGACGTTGCCGTGCTGATCGCGCTGGGTCGAGAGCCAGCGCAGTTGCCGGAACAATGCCTCGTCGTTTTCCCAGTGGTGTTGATCGAGGACGACGTTGCTGGGGGCCTTGTTGCCGTGGACTTCGAGGAGCGCGGTCGACCGGCAGCGCCCATCGGCGGTGAAGTCGCCAAAGCGGAAATGATCGCCGGTGGACTTCTTCCAATAGTCGAACCCGCGCCGACCGAAGTCGCAATCACACTGCCCGGCGACGATCTCACGGCTACGCAAATCGAACAGGGCATCATCGTCGGCATCGGTCGTGTACCGCATCCCGGCGAAATCGCCGCGCGGCAGGATCGACAATGGCACGCGCCAGCGATTGAGCCGTTCGGCCGTGCCGTAGCCGAAGTGCTCGTAGAAGCTGCCACGGAAAGGCATCAACGCACTCACCACCTGGCCGCGTTCACGAGCCCTGTCGAGCATGTGGTGCATGACCCTCGTGGCCGCGCCATCGCCGGATCGGCGATGGGTCTTGTCCGTGCCGACCCAAGCGACCCCCTGTGCGGGCAACCGCTTGCCTCGGACGTGCATGTCC from Planctomycetota bacterium includes the following:
- a CDS encoding GNAT family N-acetyltransferase codes for the protein MSLDLRWVGPEAMDDVADVRTRAYRPGPSYRAKMFERFEIGRTQDGDFLVAYLDGQPISTATSLSMDMHVRGKRLPAQGVAWVGTDKTHRRSGDGAATRVMHHMLDRARERGQVVSALMPFRGSFYEHFGYGTAERLNRWRVPLSILPRGDFAGMRYTTDADDDALFDLRSREIVAGQCDCDFGRRGFDYWKKSTGDHFRFGDFTADGRCRSTALLEVHGNKAPSNVVLDQHHWENDEALFRQLRWLSTQRDQHGNVELHLPIDVPLDLLLRERQLPHRPVIHDVALVKTYNRMQIRVLDHVAFCDGLATKTPISGKVIVGIDEPEETRSVFAIEVADGRITAAASGATPTATTTAANWAMLASGAYTAADLQRFGLLEADASAVAVLTAFSGGRAPFCNDYF